The following proteins come from a genomic window of Montipora foliosa isolate CH-2021 chromosome 2, ASM3666993v2, whole genome shotgun sequence:
- the LOC137988444 gene encoding NGFI-A-binding protein 1-like: protein MSERKYGEQRKVVVIDDTFLSTVKTAFKIDIAETLVFQEYDNEWGEYLDIEEADFASIKDKGKLRLILKENQCQQLNQATTKPSNTCTLTCTSTTTCASTSKAGSARSAGVTSSGQVQATILVNNGNIQIGPKVKASCVTSNTQQDLIESSKIYGKGSTRVLTPYEAAVNQASAKLALEDPSLLIKRDVLYEQAKEAVRNDTTFSFKKGKSRSTLSSERDEERPTKRKYTTDSFRKEHISNLMEDIDGKQKEIRFKMLHQSKAQNSKDWETCEKLQKEMNTLRRELHKLQQELQLLQRKDKKAKWYKKTKKFDDGEESTSGEGRKQRSVFKSLNQEKIKEKGTTVEIEGGNVTDPQETHVNAKETCSQTQTAKKGGQNFWDSPL from the exons ATGAGCGAAAGAAAG TACGGTGAGCAACGAAAAGTTGTCGTCATTGACGATACTTTTCTGTCCACTGTTAAAACAGCATTTAAAATTGACATCGCAGAAACGTTAGTCTTCCAAGAATATGATAACGAGTGGGGCGAGTATTTGGATATAGAGGAGGCCGACTTTGCATCTATAAAAGACAAGGGAAAGCTTCgtttaattttgaaagaaaat CAATGTCAACAACTAAACCAAGCCACCACTAAGCCCTCAAACACTTGTACTTTGACATGTACCTCTACTACCACTTGTGCTTCAACATCCAAAG CTGGTTCAGCAAGGTCAGCAGGTGTCACCAGCTCTGGACAAGTCCAGGCTACTATTTTAGTCAATAATGGCAACATTCAGATTGGCCCAAAAGTAAAG GCATCCTGTGTAACCAGTAACACCCAACAGGATCTTATTGAATCTTCCAAGATCTATGGCAAGGGATCCACAAGGGTTTTGACACCTTATGAGGCTGCTGTTAATCAGGCCTCAGCAAAACTGGCGTTGGAAGATCCTTCCCTCTTAATAAAGAGAGATGTGCTTTATGAACAAGCCAAAGAAGCTGTAAGGAACGATACCACTTTTTCATTTAAGAAGGGTAAATCAAGATCAACTTTGTCCAGTGAAAGAGATGAAGAGAGACCAACAAAGAGAAAGTACACAACTGATTCATTTAGGAAAGAGCATATTAGTAACCTCATGGAAGATATTGATggaaagcaaaaagaaatcaGGTTCAAAATGTTACATCAAAGTAAAGCCCAAAATTCCAAAGACTGGGAGACTTGTGAAAAACTTCAGAAAGAAATGAACACACTCAGGCGAGAATTACATAAGTTGCAGCAGGAGTTACAATTGTTGCAAAGAAAGGACAAGAAAGCAAAATGGTATAAGAAGACTAAAAAGTTTGATGATGGAGAAGAGAGTACTAGTGGTGAGGGGAGGAAACAGAGAAGTGTCTTTAAAAGCTTGAATCAAGAAAAGATTAAAGAAAAAGGTACAACAGTAGAAATAGAAGGTGGAAATGTGACTGATCCCCAGGAAACACATGTTAATGCAAAGGAAACCTGTAGTCAGACACAAACTGCAAAAAAAGGGGGTCAGAATTTTTGGGACAGCCCCCTCTAG